The DNA segment AACCCTTCCCACTTTCCAGTCAGGCAGCCCTGAGTTCAAACTCTCACTTCATCATGGACAGCATCTCTGAACCAGCGACAGCATCTTTAAGCAGGTGGGGGTCACCAGAGCACCTCTTTCCCCGCATTGCCGCTGAGGGGGTTTAACCAGCACGTGTGAAGAGTGCTTAGCACAGGAAATCGGTGCCCAGCAAGCCTGCCTCCATTCGGTGCTCTGCCACCTTCAAcgtcttcccctttccttctatCATGTTTCCTGAAGCCAACTCTTGGGGTGCCCTACGCCTAGAACACCTTTGCTTACCCACTCATCTGCCTGCCTCTGTTCCCAAGCATGTGTCAGAAATTCAGCCCCTGGCTGGGGgcttcctctgggctcccacagtCCCTGGGTGCTCTGCCTTCCCACCATGAGAGTGAGGCATCCCTGTCTTCAGCCCCAACCCCTTGCCCTGGCCCTGGAGTTCTGCTTGTGGTGGGTGCGGCCCCACAACCTGCTTCTCTGGGAATGTTCTCAGAGCCAACAAAAGGCGATTATTGGGTAGATAAGGTTGGCTGAACTGAAGGAACAGGTGAAGGGCAGTGAGAGGGTTATCAGCGAGGGCCCAGCCAGCCCTTCACATCCCAGGCTGGATGCGTGAAGGCCTTCCTGGGTTCCCCactctgcctggaacactggCCAGGGCCCGCAGTTTGGAGTGGCAGGGTACAAGTCAGACAGAGCCTAAGACGACTGACTCAGGGAATCTGAAGCAGCCATGGGGGCgagaggccaggctgggagtCTGATGAGTCAGAAGAGGACGGTCTGGGGCCAGGACACAGAGGCTTCCCCAGGACAGAGTGAAGCAGGGGGTGTAGAGCAGCTGTAAGAACCAAAGAATGGGGGACTCAGAGACCTGACTCCAATCCCCCATGTCTGTTCACTTTCCGAAAGGCTGTGGGCCAGTCAGGGACTCTCCCCATCTCAGTACCTCCAGGTGTAAATGCTAGCTGCTGAAATCCAAAGGTGTCACGCAGACCAGCTTCCCGATCGTAGGAGAAGGTCAGGACAAGAGAGGGAAAGGTGGGGTGAAGCAGGCTCTTTGGGGCCCAAGCAGGAGAAGAACCCGCTTCCAACCAGCAGAGCCCCCTTGCGACCTCTGcagctccccagccccatccATCCCTACCCAGCCGGATCTCATCCTTATCTGGGACGCCCCAGGAGCTCAACTCCAGCTCGGTCCGGCTGACTCAACAGTGACCTCGCCCCCACACTTCCCCCCTTTTGGGGAGACCCCCTTCTTCACTCCTACTGCTCACTGGCTGGCTAGCTCAGACTTTTAGTTGGGGATCTGTGTCTCGTTTTCTTCTCCGTCTCCTGCCTTTGGGTCAAGTCTTAAGACGGCGGACAACTAGTTTACTGGTAGGGGTAGTTGATGGCAACGCGGAACAGCAAGCCACAGGACCTGCACTGTGGCTTCCCAAGTGAGCAAATGGGGGCATGCGATCACACCCCCCTGAGCCTCAGATCCTCATCAGcgataaaatgggcagaataacTATCTGGAAGTTCTTGTGAGGgtagaagaggaggaggaacgCACCTCGCGCAGAGGAAGCGCTTAATAAAATGATGGCCTCTCTAACTACTTCCTCACGCTCTTTACCCTGCACACCTTCAGTGAAAGGGGTGTCCTCCCATGAGCAATCTCCGTTCTCTGGGCTTTTCCGCTCCGCTTCTGTTTGCGGGTCCTGTGAGCGAGTGGTTCTGTTCCACACCAAACCCTGGGCTTGGAGCCCCGCCNCTTTTCCGCTCCGCTTCTGTTTGCGGGTCCTGTGAGCGAGTGGTTCTGTTCCACACCAAACCCTGGGCTTGGAGCCCCGCAGCCCCCGACGAACTTCCTGTCgcttccccctctcttccctNCAGCCCCCGACGAACTTCCTGTCgcttccccctctcttccctgggGTCCCTGCTCCTCTTCTGCTTCCCTAGGAGGCCCCGTCCCCCACCAATCCCCGACCCGCGGCTACAGCCCCGGGGCTCCGCGCACTCACCCCTTTGCGCTGGTTGCTGAGGCAGAAGGTGCAGATGGAGCGCGGCTGCCGGCCGCCGTCGGGGGCGGCGGGGACCGCGCTCTTGGCACTGCCGGCCGCACGGAAGCACGGCTGCCCGTCGTCGGCCGCGTCGCCCAGCAGCAGCACGTTGGCCAGGTGCGCGATGTAGCTGGACGCCAGCCGTAGCGTCTCGATCTTGGACAGCTTGCGGTCCACCGGCTCGGTGGGGATGAGCGTGCGCAGCGCCGTGAAGGCCGTGTTCACGCTCTGCGTGCGGTCCCGCTCCCGCGCGTTGGCCGCCTGTCGCTGTCGCACCACCACCACGGggcccgcgccgccgccgcccgcccgcCGCCCGCCCCCGGGGCCCGGNNNNNNNNNNNNNNNNNNNNNNNNNNNNNNNNNNNNNNNNNNNNNNNNNNNNNNNNNNNNNNNNNNNNNNNNNNNNNNNNNNNNNNNNNNNNNNNNNNNNGAGGCCGCCGCCCTGGCCAATGGGGAGGCGCCCTTAGCGCCCCGGCCAATGGCGAAGCGCCCGCCGCCCCCGTTCCCCAGGTTGAAAGCAGCCCGGGAGCTAAGTGGCCCGCCCTGAGGGCTCCAGTCCCCGCAGGCGAGCCGGGCAAGTGTTTGGGGGTCTGGGTGGCCGGGGTGGGGTGTGCCCAGATCTGGACTGTTTATCCTCGGTCTAGACCCGCAGGGGGACTCTCATGGCTTCAGTTTCCTCGTTTAGAAAGAGGATTGCAGTGGAACCAGCTCGGGGGTTTCCCACCCCCACGTTCTGATACCGTGGTTCTGCAGCTTTCCTGTGTGCAGGAATTGGGGAAGGGGGCTGTTGGCATGACAGATTCCCAGTTCCTCCCGTTCTAATTCAGCAGGTCTGGAATGGGGCTCGAGAATCTGCATTAGGATGGTGTCCATGCAGAAGGCTTAGAGAAGCACTGTAATCTTTCCAAATAAGGATTCCAGTGTCACATCCTCAacagcaaacttaaaaaaaaaaaaaaaaaaaaaaaaaaaaaaaaaaaaaaNGCAAGACAAAAACAACACACACcagtacttcattcattcatttattcattcaacaagtattttttggGTCCCTGCTATGTCAGGAATGGTTTCAGGTCTGAGAATAAAAAGGTGACAAACTCTTTGCCCTCGGGGAATTGACGTTTTGGTTGAggtcctactgtgtgccagccaccGTGCTGAATACTTTACTGATCTTTACTGCTCCTTGCTGAAGTCGTAGGGGAGTATCCCCGATTTACAGATGAGAGAGCTCTAGCCTTCAGTCTTGCAAGAGGTGAGTGGAGGCATCAGCCCCAGCCTCTTTGCCTCACTATCACCTGTGTCCTACTGACCTCCACCATCAATAAAACACAAATCGCTTTCCTGTACTCTCCCCAATCCCACCCTGGCTCCAAATCCATGCCCCCCTCCTCCTCAGAATGccaccacagagagagagagggagagagagagagggagagagaggtgtgaCTGTCTTTCCTcattgcctgccttccttccttccttccttccttccggaAACCTTAGACTGTTGAGTCTGCCATGTTCTCCTTCTCGAGGGCCCTGGGAAGAATTACTGAGCTGTTGATGGCGGCTGGGGTCCCCCAGCTTCATCCTGGGGACTGGCCCAACCTGTATCCCTAGGCTTTGAAAATAACATTCTCTTCA comes from the Ailuropoda melanoleuca isolate Jingjing chromosome 13, ASM200744v2, whole genome shotgun sequence genome and includes:
- the TCF15 gene encoding transcription factor 15 — its product is PGPGGGRRAGGGGAGPVVVVRQRQAANARERDRTQSVNTAFTALRTLIPTEPVDRKLSKIETLRLASSYIAHLANVLLLGDAADDGQPCFRAAGSAKSAVPAAPDGGRQPRSICTFCLSNQRKGGGRRDLAGSCLKVRGVAPLRVPRR